The proteins below come from a single Miscanthus floridulus cultivar M001 chromosome 1, ASM1932011v1, whole genome shotgun sequence genomic window:
- the LOC136541926 gene encoding uncharacterized protein translates to MWGFASNACASGLGKKSPPNCTSLSAACSDDEASSCTSREEGLECPICWESFNIVENVPFVLWCGHTMCKNCILGLQWAVIKVPTVPIQLPFFICCPWCNLLSLRILYKGNLTFPRKNYFLLWMVEGMNGERARSRPGIHSEQQTPWLSSSSRANRNAGYSNPTRRHLPPPVDTLPTNANHGNHGVPLLNAERVQASLRKSLSFLVHLTAKFPLVFIFLLIVLYAIPASAAVLLLYVLITVLFALPSFLILYFAYPSLDWLVREIFA, encoded by the coding sequence ATGTGGGGTTTTGCATCAAACGCTTGCGCATCTGGGCTGGGGAAGAAGAGTCCCCCAAATTGCACTTCTTTGAGTGCTGCTTGTTCTGACGATGAAGCATCCTCATGCACAAGCAGGGAAGAAGGCCTGGAATGCCCAATATGTTGGGAGTCTTTCAACATAGTGGAGAATGTGCCTTTTGTGCTATGGTGTGGCCACACCATGTGCAAGAACTGCATCCTAGGACTTCAGTGGGCTGTCATCAAAGTTCCAACTGTGCCGATCCAgctaccattcttcatttgctgtCCCTGGTGCAACCTCCTGTCACTTCGCATACTTTACAAAGGGAACCTCACATTCCCACGAAAGAACTATTTCCTCCTTTGGATGGTCGAGGGGATGAATGGCGAGCGGGCCAGATCACGCCCAGGTATTCATAGTGAGCAACAGACTCCATGGCTCTCAAGCAGCAGCAGAGCAAATCGAAATGCAGGCTATTCAAATCCCACTAGACGCCACCTTCCGCCACCGGTTGACACGTTGCCCACCAATGCCAATCATGGCAACCATGGGGTCCCTCTGCTGAACGCAGAGAGGGTACAAGCTTCGCTGCGCAAGTCCTTGTCGTTCCTGGTTCACTTGACTGCCAAGTTTCCCCTGgtgttcatcttcctcctcatagTGCTCTATGCGATCCCTGCCAGCGCAGCAGTCTTGTTATTGTATGTCCTTATCACTGTGCTGTTTGCACTTCCCTCGTTCCTGATACTGTATTTTGCGTACCCGAGCCTGGACTGGCTTGTTAGAGAAATCTTTGCCTGA